In Lentibacillus amyloliquefaciens, one DNA window encodes the following:
- a CDS encoding MmgE/PrpD family protein — MSKERTMVEQLAEWVHNADWTKLSDEAKEALKGRVLDSIGVAIGALNGEPVKNIRQMTEDLGGESVVTLIGGGKTTPDYAAFFNGAAVRYLDFNDSYLAKEETGHPSDNIAPVLAAAEYADTSGKDFLLALAIAYQIQCRLSDIAPVRKHGFDHTVQGAYGAAAGAARAMGLNNSQIANAIAIAATGYNSLRVTRTGELSNWKGLAYPNTAMGAVHASMLAKYGITGPREVFEGNKGLMDSIAGEFTIDWETEDLERVTDTIIKRFNAEIHSQSSIEGLLELRDRENIKPKDIKEIRLTTFDVAYNIIGGGEEGGKKLIRYKEEADHSLPYMLAAAYLDGQVMPEQYDPDRIVREDIQELLQKVDIRPDDSYSSRFPDEMACRIELETNDGQIFEVEKRDYQGFKTQPASWDVLMEKYNGLTRDIDNTLAGKIADTIKNLENVKVSELTELLGQIKPEEDESYE, encoded by the coding sequence AACGGTGAACCTGTCAAAAATATTCGCCAAATGACAGAGGATCTCGGCGGTGAATCGGTCGTCACACTGATTGGCGGCGGTAAAACAACACCTGACTACGCAGCATTTTTCAACGGAGCGGCTGTACGTTATCTCGATTTTAATGATTCATATCTTGCAAAAGAAGAAACCGGGCATCCATCTGACAATATTGCACCGGTGCTCGCAGCTGCCGAGTATGCCGACACAAGTGGAAAAGATTTTTTGCTGGCACTGGCAATTGCCTATCAGATACAATGCCGTCTGTCAGATATTGCCCCGGTCCGGAAACACGGCTTTGACCATACTGTCCAGGGCGCATATGGTGCAGCAGCCGGAGCAGCACGAGCAATGGGGCTTAACAACAGCCAGATTGCCAATGCCATCGCAATTGCCGCGACAGGCTACAATTCACTCAGAGTAACCCGAACCGGTGAATTGTCAAACTGGAAAGGGCTCGCCTACCCGAATACGGCAATGGGTGCTGTGCACGCAAGCATGCTTGCCAAATATGGCATCACCGGACCGCGGGAAGTTTTTGAAGGGAATAAAGGCTTAATGGATTCGATTGCAGGCGAATTCACAATCGATTGGGAAACAGAAGACCTTGAACGCGTCACCGATACCATCATCAAGCGCTTCAATGCTGAAATTCACTCACAATCATCCATTGAAGGACTGCTTGAGCTTCGGGACCGTGAAAATATAAAACCGAAAGACATTAAAGAAATCCGGCTCACCACGTTTGATGTTGCTTATAACATTATCGGCGGCGGTGAAGAAGGCGGCAAGAAACTGATCCGGTACAAAGAAGAAGCCGATCATTCCCTGCCATATATGCTGGCGGCCGCTTACCTTGATGGTCAAGTCATGCCGGAACAATATGATCCTGATCGCATCGTACGAGAGGATATTCAGGAACTGCTGCAAAAAGTTGATATCAGACCTGATGACAGTTACAGCAGCCGGTTTCCGGATGAAATGGCGTGCCGAATCGAACTGGAAACAAACGACGGACAGATTTTTGAAGTCGAAAAACGCGATTATCAGGGATTCAAAACACAGCCTGCCAGCTGGGATGTCCTGATGGAAAAATACAATGGACTGACGCGTGACATCGACAATACACTGGCCGGTAAAATTGCCGATACGATCAAAAATCTGGAAAATGTGAAAGTTAGCGAGTTAACGGAATTGCTTGGTCAAATTAAACCTGAGGAGGATGAATCATATGAGTAA
- a CDS encoding phosphosulfolactate synthase: MSNQRAFQKIRMNSRQEKPRNKGLTEIRGPYYTVMGTNYLRDIMETMGDYVDILKFSGGAFTLYPEDKLRELLDLAHEYDVKVSTGGFMETVLTQGPEAVDHYLDECKRLGFDIIEISTGFITMPTDDIVRLVKKVQNKGLLAKPEIGVQFGAGGTNTAEQNEAEGITDPSQAIEVGKRCLEAGAYMLMIESEGITESVNDWRTEIATQFARELGTENVMFEAADPDVFEWYIKNYGPEVNVFVDHSQIVQLEALRRGIWGTKDLWGRVITFNEAK, from the coding sequence ATGAGTAACCAAAGAGCTTTCCAAAAAATCCGTATGAACAGCCGCCAGGAAAAACCGCGCAACAAAGGACTGACTGAAATCCGCGGCCCATACTATACCGTTATGGGTACCAATTACCTCCGCGATATTATGGAAACAATGGGCGATTATGTTGACATCTTGAAGTTTTCAGGCGGTGCATTTACCCTGTATCCGGAAGATAAACTGCGGGAATTGCTTGACCTTGCCCATGAATATGATGTGAAAGTATCTACAGGCGGTTTTATGGAAACCGTTCTGACCCAAGGGCCGGAAGCGGTCGACCATTACCTTGATGAGTGTAAACGTCTCGGTTTTGATATTATTGAAATTTCAACCGGGTTCATCACCATGCCGACCGATGACATTGTACGTCTGGTTAAAAAGGTACAGAATAAAGGACTTCTCGCCAAGCCGGAAATCGGTGTCCAATTCGGAGCCGGTGGAACCAACACTGCGGAACAAAATGAAGCTGAAGGCATCACCGATCCTTCACAAGCGATTGAAGTCGGCAAACGCTGTCTTGAAGCGGGTGCTTATATGTTGATGATTGAATCAGAAGGCATCACTGAAAGCGTCAATGACTGGCGGACAGAAATTGCCACACAGTTCGCCCGTGAGCTCGGCACCGAAAACGTTATGTTCGAAGCAGCGGACCCTGATGTTTTTGAATGGTATATCAAAAACTATGGCCCTGAAGTGAACGTATTTGTCGATCACAGCCAGATTGTTCAGCTGGAAGCTCTGCGTCGCGGCATTTGGGGAACTAAGGACCTGTGGGGACGCGTCATTACCTTTAATGAAGCTAAATAA